TTTGTAAATTAGCGGCTGTTTTATAGCCGATTTGTAAACTTGCCGAGATTTCAGAGAGTGATTCGCCTTTTGCTACACGACGAAATATTTCAAACTCTCTCGGTGAGAGATATTCTGCTGGATTGCTCGCATCTGACAATTTATGCATCGCAATATACTGGGCAATTTCATGGCTAATGTAATTACCACCCTTAAGCACCTTTTCGACAGCCTCAATTAAAACCTCTGGTGCTGCGGATTTCACAAGATACCCCTTAGCCCCAGCCTGCAAGGCTCTCATGGCATATAGATTGTCATCATGCAGACTAAATACGATGATTTTTGCATGCGTATCACGCTCAATAATTCTTTTGAGCGTCTCCAAGCCACCAATCCCTGGCATATCCAGATCAAGCAATCCAACATCAGGTTTGCATTCTTGCCACAATGCATAAGCACGCTCCCCTGATGATGCCTCTGCCACTATGGTATAGCCTAATTGCTCTAGCAATGTTCTTAGGCCCTGTCTCACTACAATATGATCATCAGCAAGTAGTACTTTAGTTTCCATACTGCCTCCTCACTCAGTTGCTTGTGATTGGAATAATTGCGGTCAAGAGAACGCCCGGCGTGTTTTTGGCAATAGTAAAAACACCCCCTGCGGATTCAACACGCTCGCGCATACCGACTAAACCAAAGCCCTTACTGGCGGGCTTTTCTATGAAGCCAATACCATCGTCTTTGATCTCAACCATAAGCATCTTTTTTTTGTATCGAGAGGTCATTTTTACACTGATGTTAACCAAGCTAGCTTCAGCATGTCGTGCAACATTAGTCAGCGCCTCTTGCGCCAGACGATAAGCAATCAAGCTGATATCAGGGGGTAATCGCGAGCATTCATGATCAAAAAATAATTCGCATTTAGTATCGGCATGCTGTAGCTGCCACTCCTCAATAAGTAAATTCAGCGCTTCTACCAACCCATAGGCATCGAGTTCTGGTG
This genomic window from Methyloradius palustris contains:
- a CDS encoding response regulator, giving the protein METKVLLADDHIVVRQGLRTLLEQLGYTIVAEASSGERAYALWQECKPDVGLLDLDMPGIGGLETLKRIIERDTHAKIIVFSLHDDNLYAMRALQAGAKGYLVKSAAPEVLIEAVEKVLKGGNYISHEIAQYIAMHKLSDASNPAEYLSPREFEIFRRVAKGESLSEISASLQIGYKTAANLQTQVRQKIGATTTGQLVHLAIRFGVVEGRE